The DNA region tattagtgaAAGGGGCATGCTTCCTCCTGGGAGATGGGAGGTCTATTGATGTGTGGAATGACCCATGGGTGCCTGGGATTGTAGACTTCAGACCTCAACCTAGAGTGGATGAGTACAAACAGATTGCTATCAAGGCCTCTGACCTCATTGATTCTTCAACCAGATCATGGATCAGAGAATAGGTTAATGTGCTTTTCACCTCGGTTGATGCAAATGCTATACTCTCCATCCCAATCCCTCATAATCCAAAGCAAGATAGGCTTATTTGGATTCTGAATTCAAAAGGAAGATTTTCTGTCAAATCAGTCCACAAGGTTGCATTCGCATGTCCGGTAAGAGAGTCTCAACCCCAAGCTTTCTGGTTAAAGCTGTGGAAAGCCAAATTCTAGGAAAGACTCAAAATTCTTATTTGGAGAATTGGTGTCAATGCTATCCCTACTAAAGAGAACCTGCAAGTAAGGCTGCCTTATATAGACCCATCTTGCTCTTTGTGCAATGCGCCGGTGGAAACCTGTACCCATATTTTCTTTGAATGTCCTTTCGCCAGAGCTCTATGGACAGCTGCATGCTGGGGTCTAAGTATTGATCCAGCTTCTATCATCACACCGGCAGACATCACTGATAAAGCCGAAAAagtcaccagtaagctgcaagcactccCAAATTGagacaacacctgcaaaaagaaaagagaagacctaacagagagcaccggtgtggtgccagccaaaaaccctccgaaggtcaagttagagtcttttcataaccctagagtgctagagtcgagttaattatgcATACCTTGATTTACGAGggtttggggtatttatattggtatAGGGTTATCATCCATGCCTTGGCCAggaaaccctttccttttaggacAACACTTCTTTCGATTCTGCATTCtttatagagttcttttccatataggagtcttttgattatggtcaaacgtgtaacgcaagaactccCTTTATTCACGCTtgtgtggagatcaagcaaagccatgTCAAACTTATCGCGAGATGCAAATTGATTCCGATTAAGAATCCATGAAGCCTAATCAATACCGACGGAGACCAAATGTTACAACCGTCCACTACGTGTTCTTGTAGCATTGACCCGTCGACCCTCCTCATGTCAACACTGCTCTATCGTGCTTTATGAAGAGAGATCCGTCTCATACTTTATCCTCTTCAATCACCAAGCTTATTATGGAGCCACCTGCTTCTCCGATTTCAGTTCAGGACCAGTGGACTGTGTCCCTCAACATGGCCTTAGTCATTGATGAGATATGGAGGTCTAGAAATCTCAAGCAATTCTGTAGTGTAATGGTTGATGTAATGAGTGCTAAACGAAATATTCACTCAAGATTCTTTGAGATTGTCAAGGTTTTCACTCCTGATATGAGTACGCCCATGGAGCATGTTTCCTACAGATGGAACCCACCACCACAAGGTTGGATCAAGCTCAATGTGGATGCCGCTTTGAATAACCATAGATTAGCTTTTGCTGTAGTTGCTCGGGACCAGCTGGGTGAGGTATTGTCTCTTTGGGGAAAAATTCATCTCGCCTGCCCCCTGGCACAAGCTGAAGCAGAGGCTCTCTATTGGGCTGTGCAACTTGCGATCAAGAAAGGATGGAAGAATGTAATCTTTGAAGGGAATGCGAAGAATTGTACTGATGCCTTGACAAGTGCTGATGCTATCCCAGATTGGCTCTCTTGCAACACTGTTAGTAACATTCGCTGTTTAGTTAATGCTTTTGATTCAGTTAAGTTTAGTTGGGTCCGGAGATCAGGCAATTCAGTTGCTCATGCTGCAGCTAAATTGTCATTGAATTTCTGTTTAGATTTCTGTTTCTTTAAAGGTACTCTCCCCCCCTCTATCGAGGCTATTTGTAAGGGAGATGCCGCTGTTTTTGTTGGTTAATGAATGGAAGgttgtttataaaaaataaaaaataaataaataaataaaagaaaagaaaaaaagagcattGTTTTAATCATGGCAGGAAATTTAGCCATTTATCGATCTACTGCTTTGTTCCAAGCAAGCACCTCATCCGTATTGTAATTGTGGAAATGACGATGAATCATGTGAGTATCCAATAACTACCCATAGTTTACTTTGTTGGGGGATAACACCCAGAATAGTCTCCTTAATTGTATGGGTTTGAATATAATATGTATATGTTTGGAAaccatttataaaaatattatgctTAATAGTTTTGTGGTCATTCTctaaatatgttttaaaaaataacaaggaaaaagggaaagtcAACTAATCAGgtaatgatgataaaaaatttacatggtttAATCTTTAAGGTGATAATATCATAATACCTAGGGGAGTGTCATAGTGAGCGTTCAATACAAACTTAAGATACCTCTTGTCATTCAAGCATGCACCTCATCCTTGTTTCAATTTTGGAGAGGACAAACTTGTTATCAGAAATATATAGATTTCCAAAATCCTAATATGCTATCTAGCtaaataatttttccaaaaatagataaaagaaGAGAGTCCGCTTTACACAATGAATAGTATATATGGTCTTTTTTAAGGAGATAATACCTAAGATAATCTCCTTCTAAGGGTTTAATAtaatgagaaattattaggtatttTTAGAACACAGTGATGTggtattttttcttctaatattCATGTTAATCCCATCATAATTTTAATTAGTGAAATCCATTATGAATGTAAGAAGAAAGAGCATTACAACACTATGTTCCGAGAACATCTAATAATTACTTATAATACAACTTGTTATTGTGAACGTTTGatacaaaattaagaaatgtaTTGCCATCTAAGAAtgcaactctctctttctctctctagaatCAAATGCAACTAAGCTTTCTCCAATTAGAGAAATAGACAAGctattagaaatatatatatatatattaagtgaaAATGGAATTcagaaatataaatttctaagTTGCTACATATCTTccttgaaagaaaaatatatatttcaaaaaaataaacaattagaATTTTGCTTAGTATAATGATGAGAAATAatgtatattatttattttgttagggAAATAACACCCAAGAGTCTCCTTCTAAGGGTTTAATACAACATTTTagactcttaaaaaaaatttagaaagctATTTTAATAAAAGCTTTAAGCTTATAAGTTTGATTTtactatgttatattaattacttatGTTGTATCTCATTCATTCTTAAGAGTTTATTACCACCAccacgcacccttggtgcggtggtcactccacaagtataaatgcttgtgaggtGGGGACAAGGGCCGGCGTTCAAATTTTaaagagagagcttcacacatatatacacttaaattagaataaagtagaaattatatcttgtataaaaaaaaaaaagagtttattaCCATTCAAAATCACTCATTTATACTCAATATACTTTATGCCCTAAACCTAACATTATTAGACTTTAATAAACATATGCAGTAGTATAAAAGTTATATCTTACACATTGTGGTTACTCTATGAGAAAaccttctctctctatatatacaGTGAAACTTTATTACTAAAGTTCCAAagttaaatcaaaatttataagtaatatttttatgtatacGTGACATTCTTAATTAATAGCAATTACTTTAGAAATGTGGTTTTGTGCTACCCTTGGAAAGGAGGAAAGGAAAGAGTTGGAGAATAGGGGGTTCTTATTTACGGTTAGTTAGTATATGACTTGGATATTTTCGGAGGAGAAAAAAGCAAATAGATCCTCAATGGAGAAGCGTTCAGGTTAAATTGAACAATTCTTTAGTCTCCTCAGAATCCATCATAACCCTCATCGTAATGCATGAATATTAGCAATGAGATATGTTTTATCTATACTGTCTATAAGAGGATTCCTCTCTTTGGACTgaacttttatgtggttcaaaaatacctctAAATCTTATGTTTAATAGGGAAAAAACTTGAGAATAATacggtaaaaatatatctccaatCCGTTTAGAATGCCTACAAAATATGACACTTTCCTACTAATTTatgtcttcaaaaaaaaaaaaaaaaacttatccaaaattttaagaaaaaaaaacaaaacaaaaaagaaaaattatgacactaaacaaaaaaaaaaaagcctcatcgcatgatgaggctagtttgtttataaaattgctatttatttctaaatttttctaTTTGCTCGGTTTTATCATTTAAGAGATAAAATATGAACTAATgcaaaaataaagggaaaaaagtgtttttttgcCCTAATGAATTTCAACACCAGCCAATCGAGCTAGAGTACTAGATTAACATTTTCTTTGGAATTCATAAAAAGATGGAATTGAATGAAATGAGTAAAtcataaatgaatgaaatatatttatataatggaaagaaatggaaaacaaatgaatgaaatggaattaagTCACATTATTCggatatttttaaataaatgaatagaaAGGAATGAGATGTAAATAACTTCATTTGGAAGAAATATAAAGAGAAaggaataaaattattttttgtcaatacTACTATTACTCAATTAGacatcttttttaaaataaacggTTGAATATATAAGcatattttgatagttttagccaaaatttaattaaatctaAATTCATTCTCTTCAATtcttccaaattttgaaaagaataaaaatttaagattttgagTGAATAGAGAGGAATATGTGTTCCTTCCTACccattttattctcttttatttaaatttccaatcaaaagaataatcttTCAATTTCCtctattaaaactcccaaataaaagaatcaaaaaaatattaaatttttttttc from Castanea sativa cultivar Marrone di Chiusa Pesio chromosome 6, ASM4071231v1 includes:
- the LOC142639892 gene encoding uncharacterized protein LOC142639892; this encodes MEPPASPISVQDQWTVSLNMALVIDEIWRSRNLKQFCSVMVDVMSAKRNIHSRFFEIVKVFTPDMSTPMEHVSYRWNPPPQGWIKLNVDAALNNHRLAFAVVARDQLGEVLSLWGKIHLACPLAQAEAEALYWAVQLAIKKGWKNVIFEGNAKNCTDALTSADAIPDWLSCNTVSNIRCLVNAFDSVKFSWVRRSGNSVAHAAAKLSLNFCLDFCFFKGLKCKVIILSKAAIVLLINQVQLF